A window of Streptomyces marispadix contains these coding sequences:
- the rph gene encoding rifamycin-inactivating phosphotransferase: MRDTDSNVARPFPSDCYVLDFQEIGRAQAAMAGGKGTNLGELSRIEGINVPDGYCVTTDAFRRVIAEAPSIGDRLDKLSRLAPDDRDAIHALSAEIRSSVEEIPVPDDLAAAITRPIARLGEDAAYAVRSSATAEDLPTASFAGQQDTYLNVIGPSAVLKHVGRCWASLFTERAVTYRLRNGFDHRRVGMAVIVQRMVSSDAAGILFTADPVTSNRKVASVEAGFGLGEALVSGLVNADSYKVRDGEVIDKTIAAKHLAVHASPEGGTRERAIDPDSQELPALTDAQAVHLTELGRRIEAHFGNPQDVEWCLADGDFQIVQSRPITTLFPVPAAGDGENHVYVSVGHQQMMTDAMKPLGLSMWQLTTPLPMAEAGGRLFVDVTARLASPGSRDGLLDLMGKSDPLTRDALQTVLDRGDFVPSLPDEGSGGPVSPLPDVTSAPIENDPAIVAELIARNEASVAAVRRGIRTKCGPELFDFILEDLQELRRLLFEPRSFQAIMAGMDATWWLNEHLKTWLGEENPADTLTQSVPHNVTSEMGLALLDVADVIRPHPEVVAFLRDVEDEGFLDELPGLAGGREARDAILAYLEKYGMRCAGEIDITRPRWSERPTTLLPVLLGNIGNFEPGAGERRFEQGRQEAWKKEQELLERLRALPDGERKAEETKQAIDRLRIFIGYREYPKYGMISRYFVYKQALLKEAERLVRAGVLREPEDVYYLTFQELQDVVRTSEADDELIRRRREAFRAYQTLTPPRVLTSEGEAVAGAYRREDVPEGALVGLPVSTGSVEGRARVILNMAEADLAAGDILVTSCTDPSWSPLFVAIKGLVTEVGGQMTHGAVIAREYGLPAVVGVEHATRLIRDGQRIRVNGTGGYVEILP, from the coding sequence ATGCGTGATACCGACAGCAATGTGGCGAGGCCTTTTCCGTCCGATTGTTACGTGCTGGATTTCCAGGAGATCGGCCGGGCGCAGGCCGCAATGGCCGGCGGCAAGGGGACGAATCTGGGGGAGCTTTCGCGGATCGAAGGCATCAATGTGCCGGACGGCTACTGCGTGACGACGGACGCCTTCCGGCGGGTCATTGCGGAGGCACCGTCGATCGGCGACCGGCTCGACAAGCTGTCGCGTCTGGCCCCGGACGACCGGGACGCGATCCACGCGCTCAGCGCGGAGATCCGCAGCAGCGTCGAGGAGATCCCCGTTCCCGACGATCTGGCTGCGGCGATCACGCGGCCCATCGCGCGGCTCGGCGAGGACGCGGCCTACGCCGTCCGCTCCAGCGCGACCGCAGAGGACCTGCCGACAGCCTCATTCGCGGGGCAGCAGGACACGTATCTGAACGTCATCGGCCCGTCGGCGGTCCTCAAGCACGTAGGCCGGTGCTGGGCATCGCTCTTCACCGAGCGTGCCGTGACCTACCGCCTGCGGAACGGCTTCGACCATCGCCGGGTCGGCATGGCGGTGATCGTGCAGCGGATGGTCTCCTCGGACGCCGCCGGAATCCTTTTCACGGCCGATCCCGTCACGTCGAACCGCAAGGTCGCCTCCGTGGAGGCCGGCTTCGGCCTCGGCGAAGCCTTGGTCTCCGGCCTGGTGAACGCGGACTCCTACAAGGTGCGCGACGGCGAAGTGATCGACAAGACGATCGCTGCCAAACATCTGGCCGTACACGCCTCGCCGGAAGGCGGAACGCGGGAACGCGCCATCGACCCGGACTCGCAGGAGCTGCCGGCGCTGACCGATGCGCAGGCAGTGCACCTCACGGAGTTGGGCCGCCGGATCGAGGCGCACTTCGGCAACCCACAGGACGTCGAATGGTGCCTGGCCGACGGTGACTTCCAGATCGTCCAGAGCCGGCCGATCACCACGCTCTTCCCCGTTCCGGCGGCCGGGGACGGCGAGAACCACGTCTACGTCTCCGTCGGTCACCAGCAGATGATGACCGACGCGATGAAGCCCCTGGGCCTGTCGATGTGGCAGCTGACGACGCCACTGCCCATGGCCGAGGCGGGCGGGAGGCTGTTCGTCGACGTCACCGCACGCCTGGCGTCGCCTGGAAGCCGCGACGGGCTCCTGGACCTCATGGGGAAGTCCGATCCGCTGACGCGGGACGCGTTGCAGACCGTCCTCGACCGCGGCGACTTCGTGCCGTCGCTCCCTGACGAGGGCTCCGGGGGACCGGTCTCCCCGCTCCCCGATGTCACATCGGCTCCGATCGAGAACGATCCGGCGATCGTCGCCGAGCTGATCGCCCGCAACGAGGCGTCCGTCGCGGCCGTCAGGCGCGGCATCCGGACGAAGTGCGGACCGGAGCTGTTCGACTTCATCCTGGAGGACCTCCAGGAGCTGCGGCGGCTGTTGTTCGAGCCGCGGAGCTTCCAGGCGATCATGGCGGGGATGGACGCGACGTGGTGGCTCAACGAGCACCTGAAGACGTGGCTGGGCGAGGAGAATCCCGCCGACACGCTCACGCAGTCCGTCCCCCACAACGTCACCTCGGAGATGGGGCTCGCGCTCCTGGACGTCGCAGACGTGATCCGCCCCCATCCGGAGGTGGTGGCCTTTCTGCGAGACGTCGAAGACGAAGGCTTCCTCGACGAGCTGCCCGGCCTTGCGGGCGGACGGGAAGCCAGGGACGCGATCCTGGCCTACCTCGAGAAGTACGGCATGCGCTGCGCCGGCGAGATCGACATCACGAGGCCCCGTTGGAGCGAGCGCCCCACCACACTCCTGCCCGTGCTTCTCGGCAACATCGGGAACTTCGAGCCGGGCGCCGGCGAGCGCCGATTCGAACAGGGGCGGCAGGAGGCGTGGAAGAAGGAGCAGGAACTGCTGGAGCGCCTTCGGGCCCTTCCGGACGGAGAGCGCAAGGCCGAGGAGACCAAGCAGGCGATCGACCGCCTCCGCATATTCATCGGGTACCGGGAGTATCCCAAGTACGGGATGATCAGCCGCTACTTCGTCTACAAGCAGGCCCTGCTGAAAGAGGCCGAGCGCCTTGTGCGGGCCGGGGTGCTTCGTGAGCCGGAGGACGTCTACTACCTCACGTTCCAGGAGCTGCAAGACGTCGTACGGACAAGCGAGGCGGACGACGAACTCATCCGCCGGCGCCGGGAGGCATTCAGGGCGTACCAGACGCTCACGCCGCCCCGGGTGCTGACGTCGGAGGGCGAGGCCGTCGCCGGTGCGTACCGGCGCGAAGACGTACCGGAGGGCGCGCTTGTCGGGTTGCCGGTCTCCACCGGAAGCGTCGAGGGGCGTGCCCGCGTGATCCTGAACATGGCGGAGGCCGATCTCGCCGCAGGCGACATCCTGGTCACATCCTGTACGGACCCGAGCTGGTCGCCCCTGTTCGTCGCGATCAAGGGCCTTGTGACGGAGGTGGGCGGCCAGATGACCCATGGCGCGGTCATCGCCCGGGAGTACGGTTTGCCGGCGGTCGTGGGGGTGGAGCACGCCACCCGGCTGATCCGGGACGGGCAGCGAATCCGCGTCAACGGAACAGGCGGGTATGTCGAGATCCTGCCCTAG
- a CDS encoding LacI family DNA-binding transcriptional regulator, with protein sequence MKRATIGDVAAVAGVSVATVSRVLNGGAVKEATAAKVWAAVDRLDYSPNALTKSIFAGRSSTIGVVIDDLTSPFYLGLMRGIDEVADANDSLVMFASTFRHAGSGAAQIRTMNEQRVRGLIVTTVEATDDRTRRMAAGGTPCVVVARSVQDPPPRLHSVALDNRAAGRLMAEHLISCGRRSVGVITSGGRPSQHGRTEGLRQGLAEAGLELPGDAVTSVDDNEQVSAAVGALLEHRTSVDAIVCLTGRRTVAVHSALTSRGLAIPDDIGFLTMDDFAWAPALGVTVIGQPSHRMGQKAAELIVENPGEAVQLTFEPELIARTSCGESG encoded by the coding sequence GTGAAGCGAGCAACCATCGGCGACGTGGCGGCGGTGGCCGGGGTGTCTGTCGCGACGGTTTCGCGGGTTCTCAACGGCGGCGCCGTGAAGGAGGCGACCGCCGCCAAAGTGTGGGCCGCCGTCGACCGGCTCGACTACTCGCCGAACGCGCTCACCAAGAGCATCTTCGCCGGACGCTCCAGCACGATCGGGGTGGTCATCGACGATCTCACCAGCCCGTTCTACCTCGGTCTCATGCGCGGAATCGACGAGGTCGCCGACGCCAACGACAGCTTGGTGATGTTCGCCAGCACCTTCCGCCATGCAGGCAGCGGTGCGGCGCAGATCCGGACGATGAACGAGCAGCGGGTGCGCGGCCTGATCGTCACCACCGTCGAGGCCACCGACGACAGGACGCGCCGGATGGCCGCGGGCGGGACGCCGTGTGTCGTCGTCGCGCGGTCGGTGCAGGACCCGCCGCCCCGACTGCACTCCGTGGCCCTGGACAACCGCGCCGCCGGACGGCTGATGGCGGAGCACTTGATCTCGTGCGGCAGGCGTTCGGTGGGCGTGATCACCTCCGGGGGGCGGCCTTCGCAGCACGGACGCACCGAGGGGCTACGGCAGGGGCTTGCCGAGGCGGGTCTCGAACTGCCCGGGGACGCCGTGACATCGGTGGACGACAACGAGCAAGTCAGCGCTGCCGTGGGGGCGTTGCTGGAACACCGCACGTCGGTGGACGCGATCGTGTGCCTCACCGGGCGGCGTACCGTCGCCGTCCACTCCGCGCTGACGAGCCGCGGGCTGGCGATCCCGGACGACATCGGGTTTCTGACGATGGACGACTTCGCCTGGGCCCCTGCGCTGGGTGTCACGGTGATCGGGCAGCCGTCGCACCGGATGGGGCAGAAGGCGGCCGAACTCATCGTCGAGAACCCCGGCGAGGCGGTACAGCTCACCTTCGAACCGGAGCTGATCGCCCGCACGTCGTGCGGCGAGTCCGGGTGA
- a CDS encoding MmgE/PrpD family protein: protein MTTETGRVSGRATRKATRQLVERCHELASAPLPPEVVRRARHCVLDHLACALVGARLDHVRPNFLAMAPLAGQPEATTADGQMRSAFCAAYLNGESANALDYDDTLVGHPGAPVVAAALAAAERAGATLDDLVKGVVVGYEAHWLLGRAAQPSSSRAGKVRAVGLFDAVAASLAAAAVTDASARRLGRVLGLAGTQSCVPYVAKWYERPVPSVKNNLGWSAASAVLAVDLADSGAVGLPDLLDGPAGFWLMAGSDRWRWDGTLAETTEPAVMRAGFKRFPACWHVQQYLVALQSVLRRADEGRSVRHIRIDGPLDLQKFAEPRISGPADVAFSIRTLSALLAGGVEPGPAWVRPDLVASASAPAGQVSVSRTRHRAVTVTFDDARVQHRTVPRSDSARPHPFGLTESEVRAKFDRLVSPLLGADSARALRGSVIDSDGSLPLSRLTEAMRR, encoded by the coding sequence ATGACGACCGAGACCGGCCGGGTCAGCGGCCGGGCCACCCGTAAGGCCACCCGTCAACTGGTCGAACGCTGCCACGAGTTGGCATCCGCGCCGCTGCCGCCCGAAGTGGTACGGCGCGCACGGCACTGCGTCCTCGACCACCTCGCCTGTGCCCTCGTCGGCGCCCGGCTCGACCACGTACGGCCCAACTTCCTCGCCATGGCACCGCTCGCCGGACAGCCCGAGGCGACGACGGCCGACGGGCAGATGCGCTCTGCATTCTGCGCCGCGTATCTCAACGGGGAGTCAGCCAACGCGCTCGACTACGACGACACACTGGTCGGTCATCCGGGCGCCCCCGTCGTGGCCGCGGCGCTCGCCGCCGCCGAGCGAGCGGGAGCCACACTCGACGACCTGGTGAAAGGCGTAGTCGTCGGATACGAGGCGCACTGGCTGCTCGGGCGAGCGGCGCAGCCGTCCAGCAGCCGGGCGGGCAAGGTGCGCGCCGTGGGGCTCTTCGACGCCGTCGCCGCCTCACTCGCGGCGGCAGCGGTCACGGACGCGTCAGCCCGACGGCTCGGCCGCGTCCTGGGGTTGGCCGGGACGCAGTCCTGCGTACCGTACGTCGCCAAGTGGTACGAGCGGCCGGTGCCGAGCGTGAAGAACAACCTGGGATGGAGCGCCGCGTCGGCCGTGCTGGCGGTCGATCTCGCCGACTCCGGCGCGGTCGGCCTGCCCGACCTCCTCGACGGACCGGCCGGGTTCTGGCTGATGGCGGGCAGCGATCGCTGGCGCTGGGACGGCACACTGGCGGAGACCACCGAACCCGCGGTGATGCGGGCCGGGTTCAAGCGATTCCCCGCGTGCTGGCACGTGCAGCAGTATCTGGTCGCGCTCCAGTCCGTCCTGCGACGTGCCGACGAGGGACGCAGCGTTCGGCACATCCGGATCGACGGCCCCCTGGATCTACAGAAGTTCGCCGAGCCGCGGATCAGCGGGCCCGCCGACGTCGCCTTCAGCATCCGTACGCTGAGCGCCCTGCTGGCCGGAGGGGTCGAGCCCGGTCCGGCATGGGTACGCCCGGACCTCGTCGCATCGGCCTCGGCGCCGGCAGGCCAGGTGTCGGTGTCGCGCACTCGCCATCGCGCTGTCACCGTGACCTTCGACGACGCACGGGTCCAGCACCGCACTGTGCCCAGGTCGGACTCGGCCCGCCCGCACCCCTTCGGTCTCACCGAGAGCGAAGTACGTGCCAAGTTCGACCGTCTCGTGTCGCCGCTGCTGGGCGCCGACTCGGCACGCGCACTCCGGGGCTCAGTGATCGACTCCGACGGTTCTCTGCCGCTCTCCAGGCTGACCGAGGCGATGCGTCGTTGA
- a CDS encoding amidohydrolase family protein, giving the protein MLILNNGLIVNGDGRTAPFTGSVVVEGDRIAAVGPADYTGGVGDVVLDAGGRLVMPGAIDPHVHAVAPGPRFASGTPGVSVEEALGNLRRHLGQGHTTVVDLDGFKIPDETALVRVRQPVRVESSTVHFDPMFAAADAADGAGLSDAHRAMTAHQMAEADAVVIGEVGAGMTLGGGGQDYMYIPAAVEQATGVKILPGQAKALKYAVLGRHIRPGDPDRAKLAELLQEQGLSGRIGVDKTITLIEESVLPSFQVALDGLVASARLAVELGLPTLVHNSAPSDEAAREAASIAGELFIGGHTNHGTFSAEEAVENARWIREHGGFVEIDTFDAWGRKELHSAPEHLIALMQEGLADIMATDYAAGHWDGMFEMVDAVARVGLAPLEQAVAMATGNVGKALPRLGADRGLLKPGQLADVVVSAAKSPADVRLVVVGGQVALARDDIAAPAVPA; this is encoded by the coding sequence ATGCTCATCCTCAACAACGGCCTCATCGTCAACGGCGACGGCCGTACCGCGCCCTTCACCGGCTCGGTCGTCGTGGAAGGCGACCGCATCGCCGCCGTCGGCCCGGCCGACTACACCGGCGGCGTCGGCGACGTGGTCCTCGACGCCGGGGGCCGGCTCGTCATGCCGGGGGCCATCGACCCGCACGTCCACGCCGTCGCACCCGGTCCCCGGTTCGCGAGCGGCACGCCCGGCGTCTCCGTGGAAGAGGCCCTGGGCAATCTGCGACGGCACCTCGGCCAGGGCCATACGACGGTCGTCGACCTCGACGGCTTCAAGATCCCCGACGAGACGGCGCTGGTGCGGGTGCGGCAGCCGGTACGGGTCGAGAGCAGCACCGTGCACTTCGACCCGATGTTCGCAGCGGCGGACGCCGCGGACGGCGCCGGACTGTCCGACGCGCACCGGGCCATGACGGCACATCAGATGGCCGAGGCGGACGCCGTTGTCATCGGTGAGGTCGGTGCCGGTATGACGCTCGGCGGCGGCGGCCAGGACTACATGTACATACCGGCCGCGGTCGAGCAGGCGACGGGCGTGAAGATCCTTCCCGGGCAGGCGAAGGCCCTCAAGTACGCCGTGCTGGGCCGTCACATCCGGCCGGGCGACCCCGACCGCGCCAAGCTCGCCGAACTGCTGCAAGAGCAGGGCCTGTCCGGACGCATCGGCGTCGACAAGACGATCACGCTGATCGAGGAGTCGGTGCTTCCCAGCTTCCAGGTGGCCCTCGACGGGCTGGTGGCGTCGGCCCGGCTCGCCGTCGAACTGGGCCTGCCCACGCTGGTGCACAACTCCGCGCCATCGGACGAGGCCGCCCGCGAAGCCGCGAGCATCGCGGGGGAACTCTTCATCGGCGGCCACACCAACCACGGAACCTTCAGCGCGGAGGAGGCAGTTGAGAACGCGCGCTGGATCAGGGAACACGGAGGCTTCGTCGAGATCGACACCTTCGACGCATGGGGACGCAAGGAGCTGCACTCGGCCCCGGAGCACCTCATCGCGCTGATGCAGGAGGGCCTGGCCGACATCATGGCCACGGACTACGCCGCAGGGCACTGGGACGGCATGTTCGAAATGGTCGACGCCGTCGCCCGCGTCGGACTCGCGCCGCTGGAGCAGGCCGTCGCCATGGCCACCGGCAACGTCGGCAAAGCGCTGCCGCGGTTGGGCGCCGACCGGGGACTGCTGAAGCCCGGACAGCTCGCCGACGTCGTCGTATCCGCGGCGAAGAGCCCGGCAGACGTGCGGCTCGTCGTCGTCGGCGGGCAGGTCGCCCTGGCACGCGACGACATCGCGGCGCCGGCGGTGCCCGCATGA
- a CDS encoding ABC transporter permease: protein MSTARARLRRWLVFAPAAGLALIVVMAVFAPWLAPHDPAAQSLSDRLLPPVFDGGTWKYPLGTDELGRDLLSRIIHGARVSIVVGLLAVLVRMVAGVAIGLAAGYFGGPLRTAVLRLGDVQMALPSLILALGIIAAIGPGFTNVVVVLGITGWILYTRLVVSQVLLIRNLDYVNGARLLGAGHARILFRHVLPNIAPSVIVYASLDVGMMMYMEASLSFIGLGVQPPTPSWGSMTSAGQALLATQWWISTSPGAALLITLVLVNVVGEQIRDRLDPRLKRY from the coding sequence ATGAGCACGGCACGGGCACGGCTTCGCCGATGGCTGGTCTTCGCACCGGCCGCCGGTCTCGCGCTGATCGTCGTCATGGCCGTCTTCGCGCCGTGGCTGGCGCCGCACGACCCGGCGGCCCAGTCCCTCTCGGACCGGCTGCTGCCGCCCGTCTTCGACGGCGGCACCTGGAAGTACCCCCTCGGCACCGACGAACTCGGCCGCGACCTGCTGAGCCGCATCATCCACGGCGCCAGGGTCTCGATCGTCGTGGGACTACTCGCGGTCCTCGTGCGGATGGTGGCCGGAGTCGCGATCGGCCTCGCAGCGGGCTACTTCGGCGGTCCCCTCCGTACGGCCGTCCTGCGCCTCGGGGACGTGCAGATGGCGTTGCCCAGCCTGATCCTCGCGCTCGGCATCATCGCCGCCATCGGTCCCGGCTTCACCAACGTCGTCGTGGTCCTCGGCATCACCGGATGGATCCTCTACACGCGCCTCGTGGTCAGCCAGGTGCTGCTGATCCGAAACCTGGACTACGTCAACGGCGCACGCCTCCTCGGCGCCGGGCACGCGAGGATCCTGTTCAGACACGTGCTTCCCAACATCGCGCCCTCCGTCATCGTCTACGCCAGCCTCGACGTCGGGATGATGATGTATATGGAGGCCTCGCTGTCCTTCATCGGTCTCGGCGTCCAGCCGCCGACGCCGTCCTGGGGCAGCATGACCAGCGCCGGACAGGCCCTGCTCGCCACTCAGTGGTGGATCTCCACCTCCCCGGGCGCGGCGCTGCTGATCACCCTCGTTCTCGTCAACGTCGTCGGCGAGCAGATCCGCGATCGGCTCGATCCTCGCCTCAAGCGCTACTGA
- a CDS encoding ABC transporter permease, producing MTSKILRRLFHSVLVLLGLTVVVFGLLDLGGDPAAQLSSPDATPQEIEAFRHEHGFDRPLPVQYLEWLGRAIQGDLGFSYRQGVPALSVVLDSMPATLLLIVASLAVAFLVAIPAGILAAVRRGSRFDRLVISGAVFTQSLPTFWLGIVMILFFAVNLRWLPESGGGGPEYLVMPAVALGAFQVGTYARLLRSSMVEVLDSEFVRTARAKGLSRHRVVLVHALRNAAIPVITVIGLQIGELYGGTVITETVFGWPGANRQAVQSITGHDMPVVLAYILVVGTLVLLTNLVVEALYGVLDVRTRDKAAA from the coding sequence ATGACGTCAAAGATCCTTCGCCGCCTGTTCCACAGCGTTCTGGTGCTGCTGGGGCTCACGGTCGTGGTGTTCGGCCTGCTCGACCTCGGAGGCGATCCGGCGGCGCAGCTCTCGTCGCCGGACGCGACTCCCCAGGAGATCGAGGCCTTCCGCCACGAACACGGCTTCGACCGGCCGCTTCCGGTTCAGTACCTGGAGTGGCTGGGACGCGCGATCCAGGGCGACCTGGGGTTCTCCTACCGCCAAGGGGTCCCGGCGCTCAGCGTCGTCCTCGACAGCATGCCCGCGACGCTCCTGCTCATCGTCGCGTCACTCGCGGTGGCGTTCCTCGTCGCGATCCCGGCCGGAATCCTGGCCGCCGTCCGGCGAGGGTCCCGCTTCGACCGGCTGGTGATATCCGGAGCGGTCTTCACGCAGTCCCTGCCCACGTTCTGGCTCGGGATCGTGATGATCCTCTTCTTCGCGGTGAACCTGCGGTGGCTGCCGGAGTCCGGGGGCGGCGGACCGGAGTACCTCGTGATGCCGGCCGTCGCGCTGGGCGCGTTCCAAGTCGGCACCTACGCCCGTCTGCTGCGCTCCAGCATGGTGGAGGTCCTCGACTCCGAGTTCGTCCGCACCGCGCGGGCCAAGGGACTGTCCAGGCATCGAGTGGTGCTGGTGCACGCCCTGCGGAACGCCGCGATCCCGGTCATCACCGTCATCGGTCTCCAGATCGGCGAGCTGTACGGCGGGACGGTCATCACGGAGACGGTCTTCGGCTGGCCTGGGGCGAACCGGCAGGCGGTCCAGAGCATCACCGGCCATGACATGCCTGTCGTACTGGCGTACATCCTCGTCGTCGGAACGCTCGTGCTGCTGACCAACCTCGTCGTCGAGGCCCTCTACGGCGTGCTCGACGTCCGTACGCGAGACAAGGCAGCCGCATGA
- a CDS encoding ABC transporter substrate-binding protein, whose translation MNVSPTPRSARVPGRCRAGLGRRRSLTAALGVAVLAAGSLSACTSDGSSAEGAECGNGKTLTVNLPEEPTSLDGNYDTLVVPAQISANLYDGLFTMDANRKPVPGLATKYTRPDPKTYRMELRRGVKFHDGSAFTAADVVNTFDRIGNDKKLASKQTSYVSNIDSVTADGDHAVTFKLKAPDTSFTKALASLLFVTPKKAVQAAGNAKFATRPVGTGPFKFVEWVKGDHLTMDANCRYWKGKPKVSRVVWRFVSEPATALASLESGQTDMVPYISADHARSLRSKPGYKVTSVPGVRNLWVQMNTSTGAARDRRVRLALNYAIDKEKIVDDLLKGGAQRSGQPASKPVFGYNPDVDPYPYDPAKAKKLLKQAGYGSGLSLTLYNDKPVQNLVWQAVGAQLKAVGIKVRLKSDLNYFSNTFLKKKMGADTLFVQGCSSLTLDADFCMGLTFDSKRRGLYYHSSETDRLISKARGEADPKARQAAYDELMEKLHDAAPVVFLYSTVDTYAMADDVRFTPRSDQKLWLWNAGKG comes from the coding sequence GTGAACGTATCCCCGACACCGCGTTCGGCCCGTGTTCCTGGCCGCTGTCGCGCCGGTCTCGGCCGGCGCCGGTCCCTCACCGCCGCGCTGGGAGTCGCTGTGCTGGCCGCCGGTTCGCTGAGTGCGTGCACCTCCGACGGCTCGTCCGCCGAGGGCGCCGAGTGCGGCAACGGCAAGACCCTCACCGTCAATCTGCCCGAAGAGCCCACGAGTCTCGACGGCAACTACGACACCCTCGTGGTGCCGGCTCAGATCAGCGCGAACCTGTACGACGGCCTGTTCACGATGGACGCGAACCGCAAGCCGGTCCCCGGCCTGGCCACGAAGTACACCCGGCCCGACCCGAAGACGTACAGGATGGAGCTGCGCCGGGGCGTGAAGTTCCACGACGGCAGCGCCTTCACGGCCGCCGACGTCGTCAACACCTTCGACCGCATCGGCAACGACAAGAAGCTCGCCTCGAAGCAGACCTCGTACGTCAGCAACATCGACTCGGTCACCGCCGACGGCGACCACGCCGTGACGTTCAAGCTCAAGGCGCCCGACACCAGCTTCACCAAGGCCTTGGCGTCGCTGCTGTTCGTCACCCCGAAGAAGGCCGTACAGGCCGCGGGCAACGCGAAGTTCGCGACCCGGCCGGTGGGCACCGGCCCCTTCAAGTTCGTCGAGTGGGTCAAGGGCGACCACCTCACCATGGACGCCAACTGCCGCTACTGGAAGGGCAAGCCGAAGGTCAGCCGGGTGGTGTGGCGCTTCGTGAGCGAACCGGCCACGGCGCTCGCCTCGCTGGAGAGCGGCCAGACCGACATGGTGCCGTACATCTCGGCGGACCACGCACGGTCCCTGAGGTCCAAGCCCGGCTACAAGGTCACCTCCGTGCCGGGCGTACGCAACCTGTGGGTGCAGATGAACACCTCCACCGGTGCCGCCCGTGACCGGCGCGTACGGCTGGCCCTCAACTACGCCATCGACAAGGAGAAGATCGTCGACGATCTCCTCAAGGGCGGGGCGCAGCGCAGCGGTCAGCCCGCGAGCAAGCCCGTCTTCGGTTACAACCCGGACGTCGACCCTTATCCGTACGACCCGGCGAAGGCCAAGAAGCTGCTGAAGCAGGCCGGTTACGGCAGCGGTCTGAGCCTGACGCTCTACAACGACAAGCCGGTGCAGAACCTCGTCTGGCAGGCCGTCGGCGCCCAGCTCAAGGCGGTCGGCATCAAGGTCAGGCTCAAGTCCGACCTGAACTACTTCAGCAACACCTTCCTGAAGAAGAAGATGGGCGCCGACACCCTGTTCGTGCAGGGGTGTTCAAGCCTCACGCTCGACGCCGACTTCTGCATGGGCCTGACGTTCGACTCCAAGAGGCGCGGGCTCTACTACCACTCGTCCGAGACCGACCGGCTCATCTCCAAGGCCAGGGGCGAGGCGGACCCGAAGGCGCGCCAGGCGGCCTACGACGAGTTGATGGAGAAGCTGCACGACGCGGCGCCTGTCGTCTTCCTGTACTCGACGGTCGACACCTACGCGATGGCCGACGACGTGCGTTTCACTCCACGCAGCGACCAGAAGCTCTGGCTGTGGAACGCGGGCAAGGGCTGA